In Clupea harengus chromosome 1, Ch_v2.0.2, whole genome shotgun sequence, one DNA window encodes the following:
- the rps15a gene encoding 40S ribosomal protein S15a codes for MVRMNVLADALKSINNAEKRGKRQVLLRPCSKVIVRFLTVMMKHGYIGEFEIIDDHRAGKIVVNLTGRLNKCGVISPRFDVQLKDLEKWQNNLLPSRQFGFIVLTTSAGIMDHEEARRKHTGGKILGFFF; via the exons ATGGTGCGTATGAACGTACTCGCGGATGCGCTGAAAAGCATCAACAATGCCGAGAAACGTGGGAAACGCCAGGTTCTCCTCAGACCCTGCTCAAAAGTAATAGTGCGCTTCCTCACCGTCATGATGAAGCATG GCTACATTGGCGAGTTTGAGATCATTGATGATCACAGAGCTGGCAAGATCGTAGTGAACCTCACAGGCAGGCTGAACAAG TGTGGTGTCATCAGCCCGCGATTTGATGTTCAGCTGAAGGATTTGGAAAAATGGCAGAACAATCTGCTGCCCTCAAGACAGTTTGG GTTCATTGTGTTGACAACTTCAGCTGGCATCATGGACCACGAAGAGGCCCGACGAAAACATACCGGAGGCAAAATCCTCGGCTTCTTTTTCTAA